In Zunongwangia sp. HGR-M22, the sequence TCATAAATAGTGGATTATATGATATGATTCCTGAAACTGATTTTAGAAAGGAAGCTTGGTTGCCCTTAGCACCTAATACAAATCCTTCTGCTTCAAACGGACAAGGAGGAAGCTATGAGTCTGATCCAAATTATGATTCTGAAGAGGAATTTCAAAATGCAAAAGACGAAATTATAGCAAAATATGGAATGACTAGCGCGCACAATACTCATCCATATATGACAGTGAAATTCTTACAAAAAAATCCTGGTACAACAGATCCAGATGATGTAATTTATATGAGGGCTTCTGAAATGTATTTGATTGAGATCGAGGCGTTGGCTATGATGGATCAAACGAGCCAAGCTCAGCAACTGTTGCAAGAGTTTGGAGAATCTAGAGATTCTGATTACGATGCTTCGGTTTTTAATAGTCAGGACGAACTTATGGCAGAAGTGCAATTCCAAAGAAAGATAGAATTATGGGGAGAAGGATTTAGTTTCCATGATCACATTCGCTGGGATGAGCCTTTAGATTATAGCAATTCAGGCGCAGCTAAAGTGCTTTATCAAAATGGCTATTTCCAAGAACGACCATCGCAGAATGATGATTGGATTTGGAAAATTCCACAAGCCGAAATAGATGCTAATCCTTATATCACTTCCAGTGATCAAAATTAATTTGGATTAAATGATAGATTTAAAGGGTTGCTCTAAAAAAGCAACCTTTTTTAATTTATAGAGATGCTTTTGCATTTTGTTAAATTTAATACTGGTTAAGAATATCAAACGTTTTCATTGCTTTTGTGTTAAGAACTTTAGCTTATTTTTCATTGCTTCGTTATGAAAAATTAACAATTTTGTTAATTCATTTTGAAATTAAATAATGATGAAGAAAAATTTGAGTAGAATGCTAACACTGCTTATGGTGTTAGTGGTACAATTATCTATTGCGCAAGAGATATCCATCACCGGGACAGTAGTAGATGAAGATGGTTTACCATTGCCTGGTGTAAATGTAATTGAGGAAGGAACCAGTAATGGTGTTCAAACCGATTTTGATGGTAATTACAGCATTAAGGTTTCAGAAAATGCAACATTAACTTTTAGTTATGTTGGTTTTGCAACTCAAAACATTAAAGTTGGAATTAAATCTACAATAGATGTGACCATGGAAGTAGACGCGGCCGCACTAGAAGAGGTAGTTGTAACCGGTTATGGTAGAAAGAAAACAGTTAAAGAAACCAGTGCCGCATCTGTAGTTACTGCTAAAGCAATTGAAGATCGTCCAATAGCATCGGTAAACGACATGCTAAAGGGAAATTCTACGGGTGTCGTTGTTGCTGGGGGAAACGGTCAACCAGGAGCAAAGTCCTCAGTGCAAATTAGGGGTATAAGTTCTTTAAATGCAGGTACCAGTCCTTTGTATGTTATAGATGGAGTGCCGGTTATTTCAGGTGATTATACCCGAAATAGTACCAGTGCAGACGTGCTTTCCAATATAAATAATAATGATATAGAATCTATTTCTATTTTAAAAGATGCATCGGCTACCGCTTTATATGGAGCTAGAGCGGCAAATGGAGCAATACTTATAACTACGAAACAAGGAAAGTCCGGAGCCCCTAAATTTAATTTGAGTCTAGAAACTGGATTTAATGAAAAAGCAGTAGATGGTCCATCAACACTTAATTCATCACAATGGGCTGAAATAGTTAATGAAGGCTTGGTAAATTCTATGGGAGGTGCATACGATAATTATGTGCAAGAAGAATTGAATCCTAATAATATAAATAGCGATTGGGCAAACGCAGTAGAAAGAGGTTCAGCAATGCAACAGCAAGCTAACTTCTCTGTTACCGGAGGAACCGATAGGTTAAAATATTACACGTCTATAGGTTATTTTGATCAGGAAAGTATTATTAAAAATTCATTTTTTAATAGGACTTCAGGAAGGGTGAAAATCGATTATGAGTTAAGCGATAAGATCACAATTGGTCAAAACATTAGTGCTAGTTTTTCAAATATGAAAACTTTGGCTAATGGTGGTGGATTCTCAAACCCGATGTTGGCGAAATATTTTGCCCGACCTTCTGATCCTATTTATAATGAGAATGGATCTTTTTACATTGGAGATAATCCTGATAATCCGCGTTTATCGAATAATCTTTTTAATGTTCCTATGTTGTTGGAAAATAATTTTTCAAAGGCTAAGACTTTAAAATTACAGAGTATAACGGATTTTTCTTATGAAATTACAGATCATTTAACCTATACTTCTCGTTTATCTTTGGATAATACGGTAATAGAAGAAGATGAATATCAAAACCCTAGACATGGAGATGGATTCTCTGTTAATGGAAGGGCTTATGCTTATGATACGCGTGTTTTTAATTATGTATTTCAGAATACACTATCTTATGATTTTACATTAGAGGAAAATCATAACTTCAACATTCTTTTAGTTCAGGAAGCACAAAAAAATCAATATCGTGATGTTTCTGCTGCATCAGAAGGTTTTGGTAAAGAAGGTTTTTCTACAGTGTCTGTAGGTTCTAATAACTTAGAAGCCTTAGGTGAGAGACAACAATATACAAATGCAGCATATTTAATTAATCTTACTTACGATTACGATAGTAAATATTTCTTTGATGCTTCTTACAGAAGAGAAGGGAACTCTAATTTTGCTAAAAACAATAAATGGGGAGATTTTTACTCTGTAAGTTTAGCATGGGATATTGCTAAAGAAGAATTTTTGAGAAATTCTTCTTTAAGTCAGCTAAAAATACGCACTAGTTATGGTGAAGTAGGAAACGCATCTATTGGTTCAACTTCAAGTTTAGCTTATTTCAATTTTGGAGGCCAATATAATGGTCGTATACCATTGTACGTAGGTGGTGTTGCAAACCCAGATTTAACTTGGGAGAAAAATAAGCCATTCAATGTGGGAGTAGATTTCGGATTTTTGAATAATAGAATAACTGGTACTTTTGATTATTTCGTCAAAAAAACTGAAGATTTATTATATGCAATTCCACTTTCATTAACTAGTGGTGCGAATATCGAGCTTGAAGATGGTACAACTGAAGTTAGCCAGTTTACAAACGCAGGCTCTTTAGAAAATCGTGGTTTTGAAGCGAGTATCGGTGCACAGGTTTTTGATAATGATTTTAAGTGGAATACCCGATTAAACTTATCTTATGTGCAAAACGAGTTGTTAGATCTAGTAGAAAATGATGTGATTACCGGAACTAAAATACTTCGTGAAGGAGAAAGTATCAATACTTATTTCATCAGAAAATGGGCAGGTGTAGATCCTGCTAATGGTAACCCCCTTTGGTATGTAAACGGTAAAGGAGGAGAAACCACCAGCGATTATAATAAGGCTGAACGAGCTGTTCAGGGAAATTCGTTGCCTAATTATACAGGTGGTTTTAATAACTCTTTTAGCTATAAAGGTATTAGCCTTCAAAGTTTATTCACTTTTGCACTAGATTACAAAGTTTATGATAGCTGGGCTACTTATTTACAGAGTGGAGGAGTTTATGATCTAAATTATCCTGGTTATGCCAGTAACTTAGATAGATGGCAAGAACCAGGTGATATAGCAAAAAATCCAAGAACTGTGTATAATACAAACAACCAGAATAATGCTACTTCTACGCGTTATTTATATGATGGTGATTTTATTAGGTTAAGCAACCTACAAATTGGCTATGATTTAGCAAGGGTTCTAAATAACGATTTGTTTAATTCATTTATGGTATATGTTAGAGGTACTAATATCTATACACACAAATTCGATGATGATTTAGATTGGGATCCTGAAACCAGATCAAGTGGGATAATAAACCTGGATCTACCAGCCCTTAAAAGTTATACTATGGGAGTAAAATTATCATTTTAAAAAATATTACTATGAAAAGACAATTTTTAAAAATAATGATGCTATGCTTAGTAGTATCAATGGCATCATGTGGCGATGATTTTTTAGAAAATAAGCAGTTCTCAACCACACCACAGGAAGTTACTTCTGTAAAAGATTTAAACGCATTATTATATGGAGCTTTTATCGATGCTACAGATGTAACATACTATGGTAGAGATATGATAATTTATGGTGCAGTGAGAGGAGATATCGCTTATAACGATGGGGGATCAGGAAGATTTAGAGGTCCATCATATTATAATATGATTAGTACAGATGCATATGCCACTGATACTTTCACCCAAATGTATAAAATAATTGGAGAGCTTAATACCATTATTAATTCAGACTATACAAGTGTAGGTCAAGAGGATGAGATTAAAAATACCAAAGGTCAAGCTTATGTTTTTAGAGCCTTAGTATTTTTCGATCTCGTAAAGCTATATGGGCAAGAACATACTGGCGGAGACTTAGGAATACCTATTTTATTAGACTACGATCCTGTTTTAAAACCAGCTCGTGCTAGTTTAAACGAAACTTATAAACAGATAGAGTCAGATTTCGAAAAGGGAATATCGATGTTAGATGAAAGTGGAATTAATAATCCTGGAACCAAGGATTTAATAAATAAATATTCCGCAAAAGGTTTAGCATCTAGATATTTTTTATATCGAGGAACTAGCAATGCAATGCAAAAAGCATATAACTATACTTTAGATATCATAGAATCTGGTGTATATGCTGTGGCTAACGCCGATCAATATATAAATACTTTTTCTCAAGATTTATCCAATGCCAATTCTTTATTTGAACTTGCCATTGGTAATCAGGCACGTTTAGGAACTACATCAATTGCATATATGTATTCTGATGCCGGTTATGGAGATATTCACCCATTAGAAAATTTAGAAAGCAATTTTGATGAAAATGATGTACGATTAGAACTTTTTAGCGGTGATCATGTTGAACTAAAATATCCTTCAATTAGAGGTGATAATAGTATCAAAATTTTACGCTATGAAGAAATTTTGTTAACTAATGCTGAAGCAGTTTTAAGATTAAATAACGATAGTAGTAAAGCACTTGAATTGATAAATCAAATTGCTACGAATAGAGGTATTTCAGCATACACAGATATTACAATTGATGATGTCCTAGTAGAAAGAAAGAAGGAACTCTTCTTTGAAGGACAACGTTTTTTTGATATGTTGCGAACAAAGCAAAATATCCCAGTATGGTCACCAGATGGTACGCCAGAGCAGGTGGAGAACGAAGTAGAGAATGCTGAGAATAGAATTCTGATTTATGGGAATTCTTATGAATTAGCTTTTCCGATTCCTCAAAGAGAATTGGATATAAACTCGAAAATGGAACAAAACCCAGGATATTCAAGTTAACTTTTTAGCTAACTAAGCTAAAGCCCAAATTCGAAGAATTTGGGCTTTTTTTATGGCTAATTTTTAAATACGGGAAATAGAATTAAAATTATTGTGTACTAAGCTGATTACTTTGATCTAATTTTAGGAATTCCTAAAATAATATAGGGTTGTGTCGCCGATTTCATAAAAAATATCTTAGTGAAAAGATCTTTTTTAACATGATAAGAATTTTAATAGGATTTACTCTTTTTTATATAAATAGGGGGGGATTTCTGACTCAGGCTAATTCAAATTACTTAATATTAAAAAAACATTCTTTAGATTGCTGACAATTTTTATGATGCTGGTTGTGGAATTAGTTCTTTGCACAAGAAAAAACGATTACTGCTACCGTTGTAGATGGACTTACTCTGCGGGTGTTAACATAATTGAGAAAGGGACTTCCAATGGAGTTTAAACTAATTTTTTGATGGTAATTATGGGATTACAGTTGGAGAGCGTAGTATTTAACATTTAGTTATGTTGGTTTTGAAACGAGACAAATAACAGTTACATGTAAAAGCGAAAAAATATAACTTCATCAGTGGCTTTAAGCCAATTCGATGAGGTTGTTGTAATCTGTAAATGATATAAAAGAGTCCGATAAAAATGCAATAATTGCAGAAGCTAAAGGCGTAAGAGCACTAATGTATTTTGACTTAGTAAGAATGTTTGGTGACGTTCCTTTGCCACAGGAAAACGATTTGGTTTCAAATAATGGAGCTTCTGCTGCTAATGTTTTAAGATCTTCAGAACAAGAAGTTTACGATTATAATTTAGCTGATTTGCTAGACAATCAGGGTAATATAGCAGATAGTGATGTTTATCATTTTTCTAATGATGCTTTAAATGTATTGTTGGCAAAAGTTTATATGAACTAAGAAGATTATGAAAATGCAACTACAATTTTGTAGAGTGTTATAGGAGAATATTCTTTAGTAGGTGATTATTCATCTGTATTTTCTAATGGTTCCAATTCAGAAGCTATCTTTAGAGTGAATTACAGCATTGACGATCAAAATGGTTTAGCATTCTACTTTTATCCATCCTGTCTTGGGGGTAGAAGAGAAGTAGTTCCTTCTTCTAATCTATTAGATACTTTTGTAGATGGTGATAGTAGAATTAATCTTATTGCAAATGCAGATGATATTAGCTCAACATATATAGCAAAATATAATGATGTTTCAACAGAAACAGATTAGAGATATATTTATCGTTATGCAGAAGTAGAGTTGCTTAATGCTGAATTGTTAGCTAGAAATGGAGATTATGATACAGCATCAAGCTTTATTAATGATGTGCGTAACAGAGCAGGTTTGGATAAAGCTGAACTAAATTCATCTAATTTTATTACTTTAATTTCTAAAGAAAGAAGAGTAGAATTATTTGCAGAAGGTAAAAGATGGTATGATGCCAAATGTTTAGATATTTTAGAAGAAGTTGTTGAAAATAAGAACTTCATCTTTAAATGTGAATGGACAAATTTAGCCAATACCTCAAGCCGAGATTAATGCTAATAAAGAAATGTCTCAGGAAGATCAGAATCCAGGCTGTTAAATTATAATTATTTTGATTAGAAGCATTTCCGTAAGTCGGAATCAATGATAAAATATACTCTTCGCGATATTATATTATTTAAATTTGGAATAACAAGTCTATTCATTCTGTCATGATTTTTCTTTTTACGCCTAGACTTCAAACATTTTTAATAGATTCCGAGACTTGAGAAGTAATCTTTTCAATTAAATAGGCATCTTATCGGTTAACAGAAGCAAATTGATAAGCTCTACCTACTGTTTAATTAATTATTATTTAGAGTAGAAATATTTAAAGTAGAATTATGTTTAAGTTCTATGCTTTTAATCTAAAAATCATAAAAATGCCTATGGGCATTAAATTTTCAGTTTTTCAATTCATTTTTGTCATTATACTATTAGAATTCACTGTAAATAGTCAATTTACTAATTTTTGAATTGTAAAATACTTCATTTTTAACATATCCTTAAATAATATTGTAGCTATCAATATTTTAATAAAAAAGGTGTTTTAGTATTTTTTTTTAACTAAAAATGATTCACTAAAACGGTTTACTAGTAATTTTGGCAAAAAAAATGAGAAAATAAATATTAAAAACTTTGTTTATTAAGTTATTATTATGATTTTTGGCTCAGGCTAATTCAAATTAATTAATAATGAAAAAAACATTACATGGATTGCTGACACTTTTTATGGTGTTAGTCGTGCAATTAGTTTTTGCACAAGAAAAAACTGTTACTGGAACGGTGATAGATGAAGATGGTTTACCACTACCAGGGGTAAATGTTATTGAGAAAGGAACTAATAATGGTGTCCAAACTAACTTCGATGGTAATTATAGTATTGAGGTAGAACAAGGATCGGTGTTAGTTTTTAGTTACGTAGGTTTTGCATCTCAGGAACAAAAAGTTGGTTCAAAAAGTTCTATAGATATAACTTTATCAGTAGATGCAGCCGCTTTAGATGAAGTTGTAGTCATGGGATATGTTTCTAAAAGAAAAGACGACATGACTGGATCTTCTGTGCAGGTCGATGCTAATGTCTTACAGGAAACTACGGCTGCATCTATAGATCAGGCTTTACAAGGTAAGGTGGCAGGTCTGCAAATTAGTTCTACCTCAGGTACTCCAGGATCTACTCAAGATATTAGGATACGTGGTATTAGTTCAATAACCGCAGGTAATGAACCTTTATACGTTATCGATGGGGTGCCTGTTATAAATAGTAATGTTTCAGGAAGTGATGCTACGTCATCTATGTCTCCTCTTTCTAGTTTGAATACTAATGATATAGCTAGCGTAACTGTGTTGAAGGATGCTTCTGCTACTGCTGCGTATGGAGCTAGAGGAGCTAATGGGGTAATTGTAATAAATACAAAAAGAGGTAAATCTGGAAAAACAACAATAAGTGCAAGTTCTTATTATGGTTTTACAAATAATGCTATTGATGGTCCAGATCCCTTGACAGGAGCTGAAAGAGAAGAACTGTTTTATGAAGGTGTTTTAAATACTTACGGAGCAAGTCAAGGACTATCGACTATTCAAGATGCTATAGACTTTGATGCTAATGCTCTTGGTGATTATGCTGGATTTATCGCTTGGAATGAAGCTGGTAGACCAGAAGGTAATTGGGATAATTTGGTTACTAATGAAGATGCTCCCATGCAAGAGCATACAATTTCAGCTACTGGAGGTACAGATGATTATAATTTCTATACTTCTCTTGGGTATTATAAGCAGGAAGCTACCGTGATCGGATCGACTTTTGACCGTATTTCTGGGGCTTTAAATTTCACAAAAGATCTTTCTGATAGTTTCAGTTTCACATCTACTAATAATGTGGCTCATACATTTCAGGATGGTTTGCTTGAAGGA encodes:
- a CDS encoding SusC/RagA family TonB-linked outer membrane protein, whose translation is MMKKNLSRMLTLLMVLVVQLSIAQEISITGTVVDEDGLPLPGVNVIEEGTSNGVQTDFDGNYSIKVSENATLTFSYVGFATQNIKVGIKSTIDVTMEVDAAALEEVVVTGYGRKKTVKETSAASVVTAKAIEDRPIASVNDMLKGNSTGVVVAGGNGQPGAKSSVQIRGISSLNAGTSPLYVIDGVPVISGDYTRNSTSADVLSNINNNDIESISILKDASATALYGARAANGAILITTKQGKSGAPKFNLSLETGFNEKAVDGPSTLNSSQWAEIVNEGLVNSMGGAYDNYVQEELNPNNINSDWANAVERGSAMQQQANFSVTGGTDRLKYYTSIGYFDQESIIKNSFFNRTSGRVKIDYELSDKITIGQNISASFSNMKTLANGGGFSNPMLAKYFARPSDPIYNENGSFYIGDNPDNPRLSNNLFNVPMLLENNFSKAKTLKLQSITDFSYEITDHLTYTSRLSLDNTVIEEDEYQNPRHGDGFSVNGRAYAYDTRVFNYVFQNTLSYDFTLEENHNFNILLVQEAQKNQYRDVSAASEGFGKEGFSTVSVGSNNLEALGERQQYTNAAYLINLTYDYDSKYFFDASYRREGNSNFAKNNKWGDFYSVSLAWDIAKEEFLRNSSLSQLKIRTSYGEVGNASIGSTSSLAYFNFGGQYNGRIPLYVGGVANPDLTWEKNKPFNVGVDFGFLNNRITGTFDYFVKKTEDLLYAIPLSLTSGANIELEDGTTEVSQFTNAGSLENRGFEASIGAQVFDNDFKWNTRLNLSYVQNELLDLVENDVITGTKILREGESINTYFIRKWAGVDPANGNPLWYVNGKGGETTSDYNKAERAVQGNSLPNYTGGFNNSFSYKGISLQSLFTFALDYKVYDSWATYLQSGGVYDLNYPGYASNLDRWQEPGDIAKNPRTVYNTNNQNNATSTRYLYDGDFIRLSNLQIGYDLARVLNNDLFNSFMVYVRGTNIYTHKFDDDLDWDPETRSSGIINLDLPALKSYTMGVKLSF
- a CDS encoding RagB/SusD family nutrient uptake outer membrane protein gives rise to the protein MKRQFLKIMMLCLVVSMASCGDDFLENKQFSTTPQEVTSVKDLNALLYGAFIDATDVTYYGRDMIIYGAVRGDIAYNDGGSGRFRGPSYYNMISTDAYATDTFTQMYKIIGELNTIINSDYTSVGQEDEIKNTKGQAYVFRALVFFDLVKLYGQEHTGGDLGIPILLDYDPVLKPARASLNETYKQIESDFEKGISMLDESGINNPGTKDLINKYSAKGLASRYFLYRGTSNAMQKAYNYTLDIIESGVYAVANADQYINTFSQDLSNANSLFELAIGNQARLGTTSIAYMYSDAGYGDIHPLENLESNFDENDVRLELFSGDHVELKYPSIRGDNSIKILRYEEILLTNAEAVLRLNNDSSKALELINQIATNRGISAYTDITIDDVLVERKKELFFEGQRFFDMLRTKQNIPVWSPDGTPEQVENEVENAENRILIYGNSYELAFPIPQRELDINSKMEQNPGYSS
- a CDS encoding RagB/SusD family nutrient uptake outer membrane protein; the encoded protein is MYFDLVRMFGDVPLPQENDLVSNNGASAANVLRSSEQEVYDYNLADLLDNQGNIADSDVYHFSNDALNVLLAKVYMN
- a CDS encoding RagB/SusD family nutrient uptake outer membrane protein, with the translated sequence MLNAELLARNGDYDTASSFINDVRNRAGLDKAELNSSNFITLISKERRVELFAEGKRWYDAKCLDILEEVVENKNFIFKCEWTNLANTSSRD